Genomic DNA from Anguilla anguilla isolate fAngAng1 chromosome 17, fAngAng1.pri, whole genome shotgun sequence:
TGGCAACTACAACAAACCAATCAGAGCAAGAAGAGAAAAACTGCAATCCAAACATCAAAAACGTGATACCCCCACAATACGTGCTGTAGTACAACTGAGATGTTACTTTAGAGAAAGAGTCAAGCTGAGAGACGTTACTTTGAAGAAAGAGTTACTTTGGAGAAACATGCCACAATGTGGGCCCCCAGCTTGTCTACTTCCGTTTGGATGTCGAAGACAAATGGCTCCATGTCAGTACAGGGTCTTGTGATCGAGGAAGAGTTTTGCTAGCAGGCAAATGTTCTGCCTGTAAATCTacggaggagaggggagagaacaCGTAAGAATGCTATTTTATATACCGTAAATAAAGAGAGGGCAAACGACTTCTCTCTGGACGATCTTTTACTTTGTGATCTCGGCCAGCAATAGCTCGTACACTGAGATGCTTCTCCTGTAGCTCTCTTTCCCTGGAGGCTGTCTGCACTGACACTGAGActaaagagaggaagaggaagggccaatcaaacaattaaaactGAATAGGTTTTGATGCCTTTCTCTCAAAATTGTACGGCCCAATTGTATTTATCAGTGCTCCTTATGCAAagccctgtggggctgcaggCCACAGTTAAggcacagtgccttaacagataccagaccgtggggtccatccacacactggatcagtgccttaacagataccaggccCATCCATGCCACCCAGCTCTGATATAAAGCCACCTTAAAGAATAAGCTTGTTGCTAACAACAGAGTTCACTTTGTTCACTGTAACTGACCTGGCACCAGCTGTGCTTGCTGGATAaacctgtatgtatgtgctgtatgtgcttgtgtaagTTGCTCAGGATacaagcatctgctaaatgccgaaATGTAATAGAAACCGAAGCTGCTTTCAGGGGCTGGAGGCGTGAGCTGACCAGGTGGTATCTGGAGGCCTTCTCGAATCTCATGTACTTGAGGCAGTATTCACAGATCCCCAGCTTGGGCTGCTTCCCATAGTCTTCTGGGAAGGGCGAGAAGTACCAGGCATTGATCTCAAAATGTCCAATCGGGATCTCATCTACATACTTTACTTTAgtgatctgagagagagattgtgagagagagtgtgtgtgtgtgtgtgtgtgtgtgtgagtgagagagagagagagaaagaaagtgagagagtggTGGTATACACAATATCATctgtgtttattattaatactgACAGGTTCATAAATTGTTATATTACGAACTAAATGTGTTTTaacctgggtgtgtgtgcatgtgtgtgcgtgtgtgtgtgtttgtgtgtttgtgtgtatctatATTTGCATATATGTATGGGAGGGGGTTAttactttcccccccccccccctcttcggGTTGTAGGGgtctgtttgttattttgtatatCCCATTGGTTTTGCAAAACAAGTTTACttttcatgcaaataaagcacatttgaattgaattgagagagggagagggagagatgggagagatgagagagagggagagagagagagagagagagagagagagaggacgggggagggagggagggggatagAGATTGTGAGCTATTGAGACAAATAAGCGCACTTCCTTGTTCAGACCTTCTCATTAAAGCATACGCAAGCAAACAGAGTCTGTCGGCCTGGGTACACACTGGACTGGAAGGCCTTGGGAAAAGGAAATGATTAATCGGAGTAAAATAGCAATTCTCCCTCACTGCCCTTTCCAATACCGACAATTAAATCTGAATTACCAGTACTCAGAACAGTGTGTAAGCATTACATAAAAAGGGAAGAATGCAGTTTCCAGCTAATGCACTTTAACAAAGGCCCTGTTACTTGCTGTCATTAGGAGCAAGCaatgaaaaagacattttaagcAGAGCAAATAAATCTGGTGTTCTTTTGATTTGACTGGgactgtggtttttaaaaaagtatagtATGGTGAGTTTGGCCAAAACACAGCCTGGGTTATCTTTTCTATgtcctaaaggttgcaggtttgactcccaggtaagacactgctgttgtactggATTGCTTCACTAAATATCCAGCTGGGTACTATGTAGACATGCTAAAGTTGTgtagtcgctctggataagagtgcctgctaaatgcctgtgatgtaatggaaCCACAGTGCTTGACAAATAGTAAATCGACAGTGATGGATTTTAGGACCAGAATGTATGCTTGGACAGAGGCCTGTattctgtttatatatttattctatgtttgttgtattttttcatgCTTTGGAAATATATATGCTTGCGTATATGTACGTCCGTCATGCCAGTAAAGCTAATCTGAATTAAAAGCAGGAGGGCAAAGGTCAGCAGGAACAGACCACCTCTCATCCCACAAAAATTACAGCTTCATGCTCCTTCTCAATGCCTGCTGTAGTTGGGTCCATTTCCGCatatgtctgaaaaaaaaaaaaaaaacagcagcacatgTTATAGTCAGCACGGTTATGTACAACATCCGTCATCAACCAACGAAAGCAGAACTGCTCACACTACAATGCCCTTTCGTACTGCTCTCTGGAGCTTACTTTTTTATGCCATATGCTCATATTGCTaacttccattttaaataaatgtgaaggAAGAAAGGGTGCAcatgaatatatgaaaaaagCTAAAGTGTCTGAGTAAAGCTTCATGAAGCTGGTTCTGACTGGTTGGGATTCATGAGGTTGCAACACTCTCTAACTGCTCCCTACTGGTGCTGCCAGGTCCACAGagtttaaaggggcagttcacccaaaaatgaaatgaaactatgTTTCCACCTATCAAGAGTACCATCTATGCACCCAGATAGTTTCGCTGAGATTAGACAAGTTCTCGATGCCGTTCTTCTTGATACAACGGACCTCTATTGACCCATATTTTTGTGGCGCTCAATGCACTGAAaattaaacttattttattaaagcaCACATTGATTTATGGTTGATATATTAATGGGTGTTTTGTTCCATTACATCAATTGCACCCGTTAATAGCTCAGCTATAAATTTTTAAGCTGTTACGTGCTTTAataaagtaagttgctaacaaggtGCTGTATTGACACGCTACAACGAGCGGGGCAgagttggggggcgggggggggggggggtagacggCCTGTTTGGTAGAggtggggcagagggagaggaactTACCTTCTGGATGTGGTTGATATCGTCGTGTTTACGCTTCTGGTTTTCGGTTGATCTTCCGCTCGCAGTGTTCCAACAGctctcccatccctctctccacacgCCGTCTCACCGCATCCCTTCACCGTCTGGGTTACAGCCAGCGCTCTTTCCCCACCCACTCGTCCAGCCGACAGTTGACTGTAACCAGGGTTACAGGGGAAGAACAGCAGGGCTGAGAGGTCAAGGCCAGGGTGCAGTACAGCCAGAGTACAACCACACCGTGACGTCAACACCACCATTCTAACAACGTCAGATCTGGAGCCCAGCGCTTCAGATGGTTTGTTTTCGCTCATTTTTGAGAGGAACAAAGTTATTCATCAAGGTGCAAAGTAGCTCTAAATGCTACGATCGGCCAGAGGgcattatgttttatattataagACAAAAGTGTAGAATTTGTAATAGTTGTTATTATAAatcctgaaaaaatatttaatattcgaATACAAAATAGATATTAATAAGTAGGTGCATCACTGAAAATGGCCCTGAAATTTGCAAATGCGTGGCACTTCACTGAACAGAGCCAATGCTAAATTCACATTGATAATAAGGGAATAAACACTGACCATATTtattctgctctctctctccgcgtaGTAATATTGACCAAAAAACGGATTGAGTCGACTGCGTTTCTAACTGGAGGTATCGGAGGTGCGGAGTGTCCCGACCCTTCTTCGGTTGTCCACAGGGCAGTCTGGACCACAGTGACTGTACAAAGTGTCTCTCACTGAACGCAGCTCAGATGTCACCGGATTGTCCGTTCGACATTTTCgctgtcttttaaaatgtgcacgGTCGCGCTGATAACTCTACTGCCGTACGATCACAACACAATaaaaggattgttttttttttta
This window encodes:
- the kat8 gene encoding LOW QUALITY PROTEIN: histone acetyltransferase KAT8 (The sequence of the model RefSeq protein was modified relative to this genomic sequence to represent the inferred CDS: inserted 2 bases in 1 codon; deleted 3 bases in 2 codons; substituted 2 bases at 2 genomic stop codons); this translates as MSNGQSVNCRLDEWVGKERWLXPRRXRDAVRRRVERGMGELLEHCERKITENQKRKHDDINHIQKTYAEMDPTTAGIEKEHEAITKVKYVDEIPIGHFEINAWYFSPFPEDYGKQPKLGICEYCLKYMRFEKASRYHLSQCQCRQPPGKESYRRSISVYEIAGRDHKIYRQNICLLAKLFLDHKTLYXDMEPFVFDIQTEVDKLGAHIVACFSKEKESPDGNKAA